CCCGCCCGGGCTACCGGCTTCCGGGCTCCCCCTGGACCGAGATCGTGACGCTGGCCTTCCTCGCCTCCGTCCTGGTCCTCATGTACGCCGACGGCGGCGCGGGACGCACCACCGTGCTGTGCCTGCCGCTGATCGTCGGGGCACTGGTCGCCGGATGGTTCGGCATCCGCGGCCGTACCGCGCGCAAGTCCACCACCGGAGCCGACGCGTGACGAACGCGCCGCTCCAGGAGAAGCAGGCAGTGATGTTCAGCAGTTCACCCGCGGACGCACCCCTTGTCCGTGAACCCGTCCACGCCCCCGTCGCCCACCTCATCCGTGGCGGAATCGTCGAAGGCATCCACTACGGCTCCGTCGTCGTCCTCGACGCCGACGGAGAGGTCCGGCTCCAGATCGGAGACATCGAGGCCGCCTTCTACCCGCGCTCCGCGATCAAGCCCGTCCAGGCCGTGGCCATGGTCCGGGCCGGGCTGCCGCTCGACGGCGAGCTGCTGTCCCTGACGGCGGCCAGCCACTCCGGCGAGGAACGCCACCTCGCCGGCACCCGGCGCATCCTCGAACTCGCCGGACTCACCGAGGAGCACCTGCGCAACGTCCCGGACCTGCCGTTCGACCCGGTCGTCCGGGACGCCTGGGTGCGCGAGGGTCGGCTGCCCTCACGGCTCGCCCAGAACTGCTCCGGCAAGCACGCGGCGATGCTCTACACCTGCACCCTCAACGGCTGGCCCCTGGAGAACTATCTCGACCCCGGCCACCCCCTCCAGCAGGCCATCGCCGAGATCGTCGAGGACCTCACCGGGCAGCGCGTCGCCCGGGTGTCCGTCGACGGCTGCGGCGCGCCCCTGTTCTCCATCTCCCTGCACGGCCTCGCCCGGGCCACCGCCCGGATCGCCACGGCCGCGCCGGGCACGCCCGAGGCCCGGGTCGCCGACGCCATGCGCGAGCACGCGGAGATGGCCTCCGGGTCCGGGCGGGACGTCGCCGCGCTGATGCGGGCCGTGCCGGGGCTGCTGTCCAAGGACGGGTTCGAGGGTGTGCAGGTCGCCGCGCTGGCCGATGGGCGGGCCGTTGCGGTGAAGATCGCGGACGGGGCGAATCGGGCGCGGGTGCCGGTGGCTGCCGCCGGGTTGGCCTGGGCCGGTGTCGAGCCGGGGCTTCTCGCCGAGTTCGCGGGTGAACCCCTGCTCGGGGGCGGGGAGCCGGTGGGGTCGGTACGGGTGGTGCGTGCCCTGGATCCTCTTCCGGCGACGGCTCACCCGTAGCGCTGGGCCGCATACCGACGGGGGACCGCCCGTCGTCGACGGTCCGACGGCCGTCCGTGGTTGTTCGCGCAGTTCCCCGCGCCCCTGAAGGGCGTGCATCCACCCTCAGTTCACGCAGAAAGAGGACCCTCCCCCTCATGACCGCCGCCACCCGCTCCGAGCACGATCTGCTCGGTGACCGTGACGTTCCCGCCGAGGCGTACTGGGGTGTGCACACCCTGCGGGCCACGGAGAACTTCCCCATCACGGGCATGCCCATCTCCGCCTACCCGCACCTGATCGACGCCCTCGCCGCCGTCAAGGAGGCCGCCGCCCTCGCCAACGAGGAACTCGGTCTGCTGGACCCGAAGAAGGCCGCCGCGATCGTCGAGGCCTGCCGGGAGATCCGCGACGGCAAGCTGCACGACCAGTTCGTCGTGGACGTCGTCCAGGGCGGCGCCGGCACCTCCACCAACATGAACGCCAACGAGGTCGTGGCGAACCGGGCCCTGGAACTGCTCGGCCACGCCAAGGGCGAGTACGGGTTCCTGCACCCCAACGAGGACGTCAACCTCGGCCAGTCCACCAACGACGTCTACCCGACCGCCGTCAAGATCGCGACGGTGTTCGCCGTGCGCGGGCTGCTCGACGCGATGTCCGTCCTGCAGGACACGTTCGCCCACAAGGCCGTCGAGTTCCGCGACGTGCTCAAAATGGGCCGCACCCAGTTGCAGGACGCGGTGCCCATGACCCTGGGCCAGGAGTTCTCCGCGTACGCCGTCATGCTGGACGAGGACCGGGCCCGGCTCGCCGAGGCCGTCCAGCTGATCCATGAGATCAACCTCGGCGCCACCGCGATCGGCACCGGCCTCAACGCCCCCGCCGGATACGCGGAAGCGGCCCGCCGCCACCTCGCGGCCATCACGGGCCTGCCCCTGGTCACCGCGGCCAACCTGGTCGAGGCGACCCAGGACTGCGGCGCCTTCGTGCAGATGTCCGGAGTGCTCAAGCGCATCGCGGTCAAGCTCTCCAAGAGCTGCAACGACCTGCGACTGCTGTCCTCCGGCCCGCGCGCAGGGCTCGGCGAGATCAACCTGCCGCCCGTGCAGGCCGGTTCGTCCATCATGCCCGGCAAGGTCAACCCGGTCATACCCGAAGTCGTCAACCAGGTCGCCTTCGAGGTCATCGGCAACGACGTCACCATCACCATGGCCGCCGAGGCCGGACAGCTCCAGCTCAACGCCTTCGAGCCGATCATCCTGCACTCCCTGTCGGAGTCCATCACGCATCTGCAGAGCGCGTGCCTGACCCTGGCCGAGCGCTGCGTGTCCGGCATCACCGCCAACACCGAGGCGTTGCGCACCAGCGTCGAGAACCCCATCGGCCTGGTCACCGCCCTCAACCCGCACATCGGCTACACCGCCGCGACCGACATCGCCAAGGAGGCCCTCGCCACCGGCCGGGGCGTCGCCGAACTGGTCCTGGAGAAGGGTCTGCTCCCCGCCGGGACACTCGCCGGCCTGCTGCGCCCCGAGGTCCTGGCAGGCAGCGGCCAGGCACCGGCCTGACCCACCAAGCGCGCACCGGGACCGGCGGAGGGACAATGGCGATCATGACGTCGACGACGGCCTTCCAGCCGGTCCTGGAGCGCATCGCCGAGGAGATCGAGCGGACCCCCGGCCGCGGCAGGCCCGCCGACTACATCCCGGCGCTCGCAGCCTGCGACCCGCGCAGCTTCGGCATGGCCGTCGCCGGCCTCGACGGCACGGTGTACGGGGTGGGGGACTGGCGGCAGCCGTTCTCCGCCCAGTCCCTCACCAAGGTCTTCACCCTCGCCCTCGACCTGTCCCGAGAGGGCGACGCCCTGTGGGAGCACGTGGGCCGCGAGCCCTCCGGCAACCCCTTCAACTCCCTCGTCCAGCTGGAGTACGAGAACGGCATCCCGCGCAACCCGTTCATCAACGCGGGCGCCCTCGTCGTCACCGACCGGCTGCACACCCGTACCGGCGACGCCTCGGGCGAACTGCTGGCGTTCCTGCGGGCGGAGAGCGGCAACCCCGGCCTGGGCTTCGACCAGGAGGTCGCCGCGTCCGAGACCGCGCACGGCGACCGCAACGCCGCGCTCGGCCACTTCATGGCGTCCTACGGCAACATCGACAACCCCGTCCCGACGCTCCTGGAGCAGTACTTCCGGCAATGCTCCGTCGCCGCCTCCTGCGCCGATCTCGCCCTCGCCACGAGCTTCCTGGCCCGGCACGGCATCCGCGCCGACGGCACCCGCCTGCTCACCCGCAGCCAGGCCAAGCAGATCAACGCGATCATGCTGACCTGCGGCACCTACGACGCGGCGGGCGACTTCGCCTACCGCGTGGGCCTGCCCGGCAAGAGCGGCGTCGGCGGCGGCATCATCGCGGTCGTGCCCGGCCGCTGCACCCTGTGCGTGTGGAGCCCGGGCCTCGACGAGCGGGGCAACTCGGTGGCGGGCGTGGCAGCGCTCGACCGCTTCACGACCCTGACGGGTCTGTCGGTGTTCTGACCACCCGGTGTGCCGGCCGCCGTCCGTCGGTGCACCGGTGCCGGCAGGACTGCCGCCCCGATGGGAACTCGGCGGTCCGTGATCACCGGCCGGTCACGAGCAGGCCGCCCCGCGGAGAGGGGCGCTTCCCCTGCCGGCCATCCGCCGTTGACACGCTGCCCGAGTGTTGGCCATGGCTTTCCCCGTCGATCTCCGCCGCTGTCAGATACCCGGTCTGGCCGGTACCGCCTGCCTCGCCCTGGGCGGTGAGACGGCCGGCGCCCTGCCCGTGGAGGACCTCCTCCACCCGGCCTCCGCCCGCGCCGCCCTCGGCCTGGTCGGTGTGTACTTCGGCGTCGTCCTGCTGATCGCGGCCTGGCTGCAGCTGGGGCGGCTGGTCCGCGGGCCGAGACCACCGGAGCCCCGCTCCCTGCTGCTCGTCCTCGCCACCTGGGCGGCCCCGCTGCTCCTCGCCCCGCCGCTGTTCAGCCGGGACGTCTACAGCTACCTCGCCCAGGGGGCGATGGTCGAGGCGCACCTGGACGTCTACGCGCACGGGCCTGCCCGCCTCGGCGGTCCGCTCGCCGAGGAGGTCGCCCCGCTCTGGCGGCACACCGCAGCCCCGTACGGGCCGGTCTTCCTCGCCGTCGCGGCGGCGCTGTCGGGCCTGACCCGCGGCGAATTGCCCGCCGGACTCCTCGGGATGCGGCTCGTCGCCCTGGCCGGTGTGGCCCTGATGGCGGCCGCTCTGCCCCGCCTCGCCCGGCACAGCGGCGCCGATCCGTCCGCCGCGCTGTGGCTGGGCGCCCTCAACCCGCTCGTCCTGCTGCACCTGGTCGCGGGCGCCCACAACGACGCCGTCATGCTCGGCCTGCTCGGCGTCGGTCTGGTCGCAGCGCTCGGCCGGTGGCCGGTCCTCGGGGCCGTCCTCGTCACCCTCGCCGCCCTGGTCAAGGCGCCCGCCGTGCTCGGTCTCGCCGCCGTCGCCGCCCTCCAGGTGCGCGCGGGCCGCAGCCCGGCGAAGGCTCTCGCGACGACCACCGTCGCGGCGGCGGGGACCACCGTCGCCGCGACGGCCGTCGCCGGCACCGGATACGGCTGGATCGGCGCCCTGAACACCCCCGTCTCCCCCCAGAACTGGGCGCTGACCACCCTCCTCGGCCGCGTCACCCGGGCCCTGCTGGAGCGCCTCGGCAGCGATCTCGCGCCCCTGGCGATCCCCGCCTGGCACGCCCTGGGCATCGTGACCGCCGTGCTCGCGATCGCGCTGATCTGGCTGCGGCTGCGCCTCAGGCCGGTGTACGCGCTCGGCCTGTCCCTGGCGGCGGTGGCCGCGCTCGGGCCCGCGATCCGCCCCTGGTACGCCCTGTGGGGCCTGTTCCTCATCGCCGCCGCCGCACCCAGTACGTCCGTACGCCACCGCACGGCGGCCGTCACCGGCGTGCTCGCGCTGAGCGTGCTGCCCAGCGGCGGCCCGGCCGACACGGGGCAACTCGTGCTGGCCGTCTCCGGCGGCGCACTCGCCGTCGTCGTGCTGTGGCAGGCCCACCAGGCCGAACTCGCCCCGGCGCTGGGACGCGCGGCATGACCCCGGCCCTGCCCCGCACCGACCGGGGCCGGCTGCTGCTGGTGCTCGCCCTCGCCACACTGGTGACGGTCTTCACCGCGACCGTGCCGCTGCTGCGCGACTGGTTCGACCTGCGCGTCTACTACGGCAGCATCGACTCCTGGGTCCACCACGGCGGCCGCATCTACGACTACCGGGTGCCCGGCACGGCGTACGGCTTCACCTACCCGCCGTTCGCCGCGGTCGCCATGCTGCCGATGGCGCTGCTGGGTCCGCACACCGCGATCGTCGCGGCCCTGCTGCTCAACCTGGCCGCGCTGGCCGTGATCCTGCGGCTGCTCGCCGGACGTGACTGGCGGCGCCACGGCTGGTTCGGCTGGGCGCTGACCGCCTGTCTGCTCGCCCTGTTCGAACCGCTTCGCGACACTCTCAGCTTCGGCCAGGTCAATCTGTTGCTGCTGGCGCTCGTCCTCACCGACGCGACGCTGCTCGCCGGCGGGCGCGGACGTCTGGCGGGCGTCGGCATCGGTCTCGCGGCGGCGGTCAAACTCACCCCCGCGCTCTTCATCGCTCTGCTGCTGGTGGCCGGACGCCGGCGCGCGGCGGCGCTCGCGACGGCGGTGGCCCTCGGCGCCACGGCCGTCGCGGCCTGCGTGGACCCGGACGCCTCGCGCTTCTACTGGACCGAGGCGCTGTGGGACACCAACCGCGTGGGACGCCTCGGCTACGTCTCGAACCAGTCGGTGCAGGGCATCCTGGCCCGGCTCGGCGAACCGGACCGTGCGGTGTGGGCCCTGGCGGTGCTGCTGATCCTCGGCGTGTGGGCGGTGCGGGCCCGCCGGGCGGTCGCGGCGGGGGACTGGACGGCGGCGTTCGCCCTGACCGGTCTCGCCGCCTGTCTCGTCAGCCCGATCACCTGGGTGCACCATCTCGTGTGGCTGCTTCCGGCCTTCGCCGTGCTGGTCCGCGCGGGGCGCCTCCGGGTCGCGGGCGTCCTGTACGCCGTGCTGTGCACGAGCGTGGTGTGGCTGTGGTTCGACGACGCGTCCGGTGTCGACGGGTTCCTGGGCAGCAACGCCTATGCCTGGATCACCCTGGGTCTGCTGCTGTGGCTGCCCGTCGGTCAGCTCCGCCGGGGTCTGCGGACCGGAACCCGCAGCACCAGCACCACGACCGCCGCGCCCGTGCCGGCGGCACCGGCGATCATCCCCGCTTCCGTCCAGAAGGACCCGTGCTCCTCCGGTACGGCGGCCGCGACCGCGGGCGGTGTCGTCGCGGCGGGCCGCGCGGATGTGCCCGGCGCACCGAGCGAGCCCACCGCCTCGACCCTCCCGGCCGACTTGAAGCCCCAGTCGAGCAGCGAACGGGCCTCCTCGTACACGGCGGACCCGCCGCCCTTCTGAGGGTTCATCACCGTCACGACCAGGGTGCGCCCGTCGCGGCGCGCCGCGACGACGAGGGTGCTGCCCGCCTTGGAGGTGTAGCCGTTCTTGATGCCGATCAGCCCCCGGTACGGCTTCACCCCGTTGGCGCCGCTCAGCAGCCGGTTGGTGTTGAGGATCGGGTACGACCAGTTGCCGCCGCCGGGGAACCTGGCCTCGACGGTGGCGCAGTACCGGGCGAAGTCGGGGTTGCGCAGCCCGACCCGGCCGAACACGGCCAGGTCGTACGCCGACGACACCTGTCCCGGTGCGTCGTAGCCGTCGGGGGACACCACGTGGGTGTCGCGGGCGCCGAGGGACCGGGCCTTGGCCTGCATCCGCTGGGCGGTGACCCGCCAGCCGCCGTTGAGCTCGGCCAGGACGTGCACGGCGTCGTTGCCCGAGTTGAGGAAGACCCCGCGCCACAGATCGGAGATCCGGTAGGTGCGGCCCTCGGCGACCCCGACCAGGCTGCTGCCGGCTCCGATGCCCCGAAGCTCCGGCTCGCGGACGGTGTGCCGGACGCCCGCCGGCAGCCCGGGCAGCACGGTGAGGGCGAACAGGGTCTTGAGGGTGCTGGCCGGAGGCAGCTTGCGGTGCGCGTTGTGGGCGGCGAGCACCTCCCCCGTACGGGCGTCGGCCACCAGCCAGGACCGTGCGGAGAGCTTCGGAAGGCGAGCCACTCCGGTGCGCGGGCGGACCTGGGTGCCGGGTCGGTACAGCAGCGAGGGGTGCGGGGCGGCGGCCCTCGGCCCACCCGGCGGAGTGGGCTCCGCCCCACCGGGGTCGGCCATCGCCGTGGGCGTCAGCGCCAGCAGCCCCGCCACGCAGAGCGCACCGGCCGACACGGCCACCCGGGAAGAGAATCCGATGATCATACGATCAACGTAGGAACGGAGATGCTCCGCGAGGCGACGACGGGGCCGCACTCCACGCGCTAGCACCCGGATGGATGATCCCCGTGCCCGACGGGTGGCGGCCGGGTGGGTGTCTACGGTCCGGGCGGATCTGCGCTGCCACGCGGTCGTGGAGTCCCGGCTGATCGGCACCGTGGACGGACGCGTCCTCGGCTGCTCGGTGACCCCGTAGGGGACGCGGCCGCGTCAGCCCGAGGGCAGCGTCGGCTGGATCCGCCGCAGGAACGTCGCGTTGTCCGGCGTCTCGCGCATCCGCTCCAGCAGGGTCTCCAGACCGCCCTGCCCGTCCCGGCCCTGCAGCACGCGCCGCAGTCCGCGGACAGCGGCCAACTCGGCTTGCGAAAGCAGGAGTTCCTCGCGGCGGGTGCCGGAGAGGGTGATGTCGACGGCCGGGAACACACGGCGCGACGCCGGGTCCCGGCTCAGGCGGAGCTCCATGTTGCCGGTGCCCTTCAGCTCCTCGAAGTAGAAGCCGTCGGCGCGGGAGCCGGTCTCCACCAGGGCGGTCGCGAGGATCGTGAGGGAACCGCCCTCCTCGGCCGACCGGGCGGCGCCGAAGAACCGCTTGGGGCCGGTCACCGCGGACGCGTCGACGCCCCCGGTGAGGATGCGCCCACCGGATGCGGCCGCGTTGTTGTGCGCCCTGCACAGCCGGGTCAGCGAGTCGAGGAGGACGACCACGTCCTCACCGGCCTCCACGAGCCGCTTGGCGCGCTCGATCACCAGGTCGGCGAGGGCGATGTGCTGCCTGGCGCTGCGGTCGAAGGTCGAGGCGTACACCTCGCCCCGCACACAGCGCCGCATGTCGGTGACCTCCTCGGGCCGCTCGTCGAGCAGCAGCATCATCAGCCGGCACTCGGGGTGGTTGCCGGTGACGGCGGCGGCGAGCTGCTGGAGGAGGACGGTCTTGCCGGTCTTGGGCGGGGCCACGAGGAGCCCGCGCTGGCCCTTGCCGACGGGTGCGATCAGGTCGACGACGCGCCCGGCCAGTCCGGCGGCGGGGTGCTCGAGCCGCAGCCGCTCGTGCGGGTGCAGCGGTGTCAGGTCCCGGAAGTGGCGCCGACCGCGCAGATCTCCGGGCGTACGGCCGTCGATGCGTGCGACCTCGGTCAGGCCGCGCCGGTCGCCGGTCACGCCCTCGACGAGATCGCCCTTGCGCAGGCCGTACCGGTGGATCAGCGCGGGGGACACCGCGGTGTCGGCGGGCGTGGGCAGGCAGTTCTCACCGCGCAGGTGCCCCTTGCCGTTAGCGTCGATGTCCAGGACCCCGGACACGGCCCGGGCGGGGGACTGCTGCTGTACAAGTGGGTTTTCGAGTGTGGTGGTCATGGTGGTGGGTGTCCTTTCACGGACGGCA
The Streptomyces tuirus genome window above contains:
- a CDS encoding asparaginase — translated: MFSSSPADAPLVREPVHAPVAHLIRGGIVEGIHYGSVVVLDADGEVRLQIGDIEAAFYPRSAIKPVQAVAMVRAGLPLDGELLSLTAASHSGEERHLAGTRRILELAGLTEEHLRNVPDLPFDPVVRDAWVREGRLPSRLAQNCSGKHAAMLYTCTLNGWPLENYLDPGHPLQQAIAEIVEDLTGQRVARVSVDGCGAPLFSISLHGLARATARIATAAPGTPEARVADAMREHAEMASGSGRDVAALMRAVPGLLSKDGFEGVQVAALADGRAVAVKIADGANRARVPVAAAGLAWAGVEPGLLAEFAGEPLLGGGEPVGSVRVVRALDPLPATAHP
- the aspA gene encoding aspartate ammonia-lyase; protein product: MTAATRSEHDLLGDRDVPAEAYWGVHTLRATENFPITGMPISAYPHLIDALAAVKEAAALANEELGLLDPKKAAAIVEACREIRDGKLHDQFVVDVVQGGAGTSTNMNANEVVANRALELLGHAKGEYGFLHPNEDVNLGQSTNDVYPTAVKIATVFAVRGLLDAMSVLQDTFAHKAVEFRDVLKMGRTQLQDAVPMTLGQEFSAYAVMLDEDRARLAEAVQLIHEINLGATAIGTGLNAPAGYAEAARRHLAAITGLPLVTAANLVEATQDCGAFVQMSGVLKRIAVKLSKSCNDLRLLSSGPRAGLGEINLPPVQAGSSIMPGKVNPVIPEVVNQVAFEVIGNDVTITMAAEAGQLQLNAFEPIILHSLSESITHLQSACLTLAERCVSGITANTEALRTSVENPIGLVTALNPHIGYTAATDIAKEALATGRGVAELVLEKGLLPAGTLAGLLRPEVLAGSGQAPA
- a CDS encoding glutaminase; this translates as MAIMTSTTAFQPVLERIAEEIERTPGRGRPADYIPALAACDPRSFGMAVAGLDGTVYGVGDWRQPFSAQSLTKVFTLALDLSREGDALWEHVGREPSGNPFNSLVQLEYENGIPRNPFINAGALVVTDRLHTRTGDASGELLAFLRAESGNPGLGFDQEVAASETAHGDRNAALGHFMASYGNIDNPVPTLLEQYFRQCSVAASCADLALATSFLARHGIRADGTRLLTRSQAKQINAIMLTCGTYDAAGDFAYRVGLPGKSGVGGGIIAVVPGRCTLCVWSPGLDERGNSVAGVAALDRFTTLTGLSVF
- the mptB gene encoding polyprenol phosphomannose-dependent alpha 1,6 mannosyltransferase MptB; this translates as MAFPVDLRRCQIPGLAGTACLALGGETAGALPVEDLLHPASARAALGLVGVYFGVVLLIAAWLQLGRLVRGPRPPEPRSLLLVLATWAAPLLLAPPLFSRDVYSYLAQGAMVEAHLDVYAHGPARLGGPLAEEVAPLWRHTAAPYGPVFLAVAAALSGLTRGELPAGLLGMRLVALAGVALMAAALPRLARHSGADPSAALWLGALNPLVLLHLVAGAHNDAVMLGLLGVGLVAALGRWPVLGAVLVTLAALVKAPAVLGLAAVAALQVRAGRSPAKALATTTVAAAGTTVAATAVAGTGYGWIGALNTPVSPQNWALTTLLGRVTRALLERLGSDLAPLAIPAWHALGIVTAVLAIALIWLRLRLRPVYALGLSLAAVAALGPAIRPWYALWGLFLIAAAAPSTSVRHRTAAVTGVLALSVLPSGGPADTGQLVLAVSGGALAVVVLWQAHQAELAPALGRAA
- a CDS encoding glycosyltransferase 87 family protein translates to MTPALPRTDRGRLLLVLALATLVTVFTATVPLLRDWFDLRVYYGSIDSWVHHGGRIYDYRVPGTAYGFTYPPFAAVAMLPMALLGPHTAIVAALLLNLAALAVILRLLAGRDWRRHGWFGWALTACLLALFEPLRDTLSFGQVNLLLLALVLTDATLLAGGRGRLAGVGIGLAAAVKLTPALFIALLLVAGRRRAAALATAVALGATAVAACVDPDASRFYWTEALWDTNRVGRLGYVSNQSVQGILARLGEPDRAVWALAVLLILGVWAVRARRAVAAGDWTAAFALTGLAACLVSPITWVHHLVWLLPAFAVLVRAGRLRVAGVLYAVLCTSVVWLWFDDASGVDGFLGSNAYAWITLGLLLWLPVGQLRRGLRTGTRSTSTTTAAPVPAAPAIIPASVQKDPCSSGTAAATAGGVVAAGRADVPGAPSEPTASTLPADLKPQSSSERASSYTADPPPF
- the rho gene encoding transcription termination factor Rho, which translates into the protein MTTTLENPLVQQQSPARAVSGVLDIDANGKGHLRGENCLPTPADTAVSPALIHRYGLRKGDLVEGVTGDRRGLTEVARIDGRTPGDLRGRRHFRDLTPLHPHERLRLEHPAAGLAGRVVDLIAPVGKGQRGLLVAPPKTGKTVLLQQLAAAVTGNHPECRLMMLLLDERPEEVTDMRRCVRGEVYASTFDRSARQHIALADLVIERAKRLVEAGEDVVVLLDSLTRLCRAHNNAAASGGRILTGGVDASAVTGPKRFFGAARSAEEGGSLTILATALVETGSRADGFYFEELKGTGNMELRLSRDPASRRVFPAVDITLSGTRREELLLSQAELAAVRGLRRVLQGRDGQGGLETLLERMRETPDNATFLRRIQPTLPSG